One stretch of Glycine soja cultivar W05 chromosome 7, ASM419377v2, whole genome shotgun sequence DNA includes these proteins:
- the LOC114418728 gene encoding protein FATTY ACID EXPORT 3, chloroplastic-like translates to MTLRFESVVWALNPKLSHHRFSIPNLRRNPHSLFAPPPPPRIRTSFLAFEEGGGGEIEPEKNENNNDNRTGAEESWKQALDTFREQASKIRDASQEAYELYSEKAIAVLKDATEELRVAAKEIGDEGKQYLTVVAENSPEVKEVVESFTSPSRDLSEISQLRDFYVGVPYGLVLSVGGFVSFMVTGSIAALRFGIVLGSVLLALGVSSLRAYKRGQPSSLMLKGQTAIASILFLREIRLLAAEGSPLVTYFTSLISGAVVAFYVYRLVLEHKQKNASNLENGAEN, encoded by the exons ATGACTTTGAGGTTTGAATCAGTAGTGTGGGCTTTAAACCCTAAGCTAAGTCACCACCGTTTCTCCATCCCCAATCTTCGTCGGAATCCCCACTCTCTATTCgcacctcctcctcctcctcgcATTCGCACTTCCTTCCTCGCATTcgaagaaggaggaggaggagaaatcGAAccggagaaaaacgaaaacaacAACGATAACCGTACCGGTGCCGAAGAATCGTGGAAGCAAGCTCTGGACACGTTCCGAGAACAGGCCTCGAAGATTCGAGATGCTTCTCAAGAAGCGTACGAGCTGTACTCCGAGAAGGCGATTGCGGTGTTGAAGGACGCCACGGAGGAGCTGAGAGTGGCCGCCAAGGAAATCGGCGACGAAGGCAAACAGTATCTCACCGTAGTTGCCGAGAATTCGCCGGAGGTCAAGGAAGTCGTTGAATCATTCACCTCTCCAAGTCGTGACCTCAGCGAGATTTCTCAATTGCGCGATTTCTACGTCGGTGTACCTTACG GTTTAGTTCTTTCTGTAGGGGGGTTTGTTTCCTTCATGGTTACAGGTAGCATTGCAGCACTAAGGTTTGGGATAGTGTTAGGTAGCGTCCTTTTGGCTCTAGGTGTTTCAAGTCTCCGGGCATACAAAAGAGGACAACCTTCTTCTTTAATGCTCAAAGGCCAAACTG CAATAGCAAGTATATTGTTTTTGCGGGAGATAAGATTGCTAGCTGCAGAG GGGTCACCACTTGTAACTTATTTCACTTCATTGATCAG TGGTGCAGTAGTGGCATTTTATGTCTACAGATTGGTACTggaacataaacaaaaaaatgcatCAAACTTGGAAAATGGTGCAGAAAATTAG